AAAGGTATATCTGAAACTTTTTGATTAAAAAGGGTGAATGTTTTTGCTTACGGAATACTTTCATAGGCTTATGTGTGCGTAAACGTTGcaatttttgtgttttgaaaCAATTTGGAAACGAAAAAATTTGCAAATTAGGAAGTGATGTGCTTCCCCAAACAAAAGAGAATTCAACATCAAACCTTTTATCAAATCTGTCAAGATTGCATGTAATAGTAACATTTATGCCTTTATATGGTTAGTagattttaaacaattttaaattttgaccAAACCTATGACATGATTTTTATGTTAAGTCTTCATCAACTAACTATTTTATGGTCGAGCAAATCAATACATTGGACTATTAGATATATTTAGTGCACATATTCTAACAATCGTTCCTTTCATAAATGTGAGTAATTAGATTGATATTCCAATTTGGCGATACATTAGTTGTTTCTTTCTTAACTAAAATAATCCCCAAACTGGGATGTTTTCTTCATGATTGGAGAAAGAGACTAATAGCTTTTGGTTTGTCACTTGAACTCCAACGTTCCACACAAATAATGCAAATCCCTAGTATTCATAAACTTGTATGTATGGCATACATCtccttataatttattatctcaCAATTTCTATTCTGCTGGTAAGCCAAGCCTCACAATGCAATCTAATTTATAGGAAGGATATAGCTAGATGGAATGTGAGATGAGTGTTAATGTCTTAACAGTTGCAGCCACCATGGGACGTCTCCGTACCATGGATCGCCTCCAGTTTCAGGGGATTGTGAGTATTGCAGCTTGTGTTTTGTACGATTCAACCATAGAGACCCATGACCATCTTTTCTTCAGCTGCGATTTCTCCGTTGCAATTTTGGGAGAAATCAAAGCTAAGACCCTCCATGCTTGACCGAGTGTCTCCTGGTCTTCCCTTGTTTATTGGGCTTCCTTGCACCTTAGATAGAGGAGGGACTTCACGCACTTTCTTTCTCGGTTATCATTTTCTGTCACTGTCTACTTCCTATGATACGAGAGGAATAATCGAGTGTATCATCAATCTCGTAAACACCGCAGGGAGATTGTTTCAAATATCTGTGATGTTGTTCGCGCCAAGATCTCTTCCATGGAGCACTGATTCATGATTTCACCACAATATAGGGCTATCTGGCACTTGTCTAACACTTAGActcttttgtcattttatggtttGTTTGTATTGCTGTTTTTGAGAGCCTATGCTCTCTTTGTGTCTTGTTTGAGACTTCATTGACTATGCTTAGGGTATGTCTctcatatttttgtattttattctttttctatctataaatcttttaatttcttcacaaaaaaaaaagtcttaacAGTTGCATAAAGTAGCCAATGTGCTTGCCCCAGGCAACATCAATGATTAAAAAAGGCAAAACAGAATccataaaacttaaaatattctGTCTGAATGATAAAAGCAAATACAGGGTCCAGCATCCTTACAACATATGTTACGACACCAACTCATTCAAAGGGAGCTAAATAAATCCTATAGACATATGTCATCTTAGAAATGGGCATTCCAAGTCAAAATATATCTAAGAGTACAGCACACACCTTACAAACCAACAATAAATTGATGGATGTATTAATGTAACTCCATTGCTGCTTAATGCATAGAAGAGCTTCTATTCTACAAGATAGCTACGTCCAAGTAATCTCCAATCTACAACAagcaaacacaaaataaaatgcaCACTgtactaaatttttaaaacaatgttCAGTTCTGTGTGTGTGTGGTGTTTTACCTCAAAGTTGAGTTCCGCCAATGCTTTACTGTCATCAAGTCGTCTCCCATTTCCATAAGAATGAGTCATCCCCACCTTCAAAAAGACCAAGAGAAgcacaataaaataaaagaagtaaaaattGTTCCCAGCAGTTCCATGTGCATGTATGGTTGTATGTATTCTCATGTTGTGACATGTCAATTATGATTGACACGAGaataatagattattttttatgccTATTGTTTGATGGAATAATATCTGATCAAAGGCTCTTACAGGTAATATCAAGAGCCTAATCTACTCTGTTTCTGATCTATAGCtgagacaaaataatatatgcCCGAAATTTCGTATAGGTTATGGCATACATGGCTTGAAAGAAGTAATGTTATGGGGATATTCCATGACTGGGGATAAGTCAAGTGGTGTGGTGGGTTACAACAGACATTCGTCGGCCAGATCAGAGACCCAAAAACATAGATGACAACTAGAGTCCATTAACTTTGTGCAATTGGTgcataattatttctttttcttatgtgCATGTGATgggaaaaatatcataaatgcAACATAACAATTCAATTAATGCAGGCAAAAAGTTTGGCCATTTCCATGTCTGAAACAGTGAACGCATTTTTCTAAATGTTTGGACTGTCAATACTATATTCTAGCATTGTTCCAATTGCCtgaacaaatatataattctgAAGAGAAATTTTCATGGGCACCTGTCTCAGCACAAATCGACCACGTTTATCAGGATATACAAAAGCAAATGACAACTTTGCATTTCTTCTCCTTGCCTCTGGAGCAACCTCTTTAACCTAACCAGGAGCCAGGGATGTGTAATTAAACACAAAACATggagaataatttatttgataccaTGCAGAAAAAGCATGACTTACTAGATCAGTTAATTCCCGAAGAGTCGCATCTTTCCATGTATAAATTTGAACCTCATCTTTGGGTTCCTTGCCTCTAACTGCAAAGTCTTCCACGCTATGATGACTTCCTATCTGCAAGAagatcaaaacataaaattaccAGCAAACTAAGTTCATTGTATCAAAAATATTCTGACGTTCTACACATTACACATGTAGACCACATGTCTTTTCCAATGTAACCGGCCACCTCAAAATGTAGATGAGGTCaattaatttaaaccaaataaaaattttagcaaGATCCCTAATTCCTTTCACTTCAGTCTTTAAGTTACATCGTTCCTTGCTCACTGCAAATCCAATTATATACCCTCGAACGAATGATACTAAACATAAAGCagagaaattatagaaaatttacttaaaaaacaTGTGCATACCTTAGTGAAAACTCGAAGCAACAAAGGGCAAGTCTGCAAATCAGTAGCAGGAAAAGTAATCACCGTAAAAGTTTTTGCAACAAATATAAGCGGGATCTATTCATCACTTTAAAAGGAACTGATTATAATTTTCCAACACATTTTTATGAATCCCAAATTAGGCCTAGTCAAAGTGGGAGTggtttaaacatataaaaaatgaaaaatacctTTTCGCGGTCGACGGGTTCGAAGCGGGGGCGAGGAGGTTGGTTTTGTGGGCGAGACTGAGAAGGGTGGGGTCTGCCAGAGCCTGAACCCGCTCTATTATGGGTTGAAGGTGCAGCCATGGTTTCTTCTCCGCTATTTTTCTCTGTTTTACTTGATTGTGTGAGAGATGGGAGAGCTTTTCGCTTAGAGAAGTAAAACCAGGATGATAGGCCTTTAAGCCCTACGGCTTCACTGCAAAGAAAGCCCAATATCTTGATTTTTAAACACCATCATCCTCCATTGATGAATAATAAATCTTTGTCTCCTTAAACCCTATTTAATTACtttgaattaattctttttttttggttaatacctcttttatataattttaacttaattaatagtttttgtttacataatttttgcctaattttaatttaattaagaatgaATTTAATAAGTTTTGTGGATAAGAATGTTTTACAATTGACTGTTGATTGCATATTCTTGAAATAGAAGTTACGATAGATATCTCAAAGTTAATTTTTCGtatttgtaataccctcaagtatgtttcaggggtatttatatcttttgaccatgttttgagatatttttaattttaaatatatatatatatatatatattcatatgtgtgtgtgtgtttatatatatatatatatatatatatatatatatatatatatatatatatatcatatgtatgtgtgtgtttatatatatatataaagaaatacaaaaaaaaagaagataaagataaagagataaatacgtatatataaagagagaaaagttaaaaaaaggtAATTCTACCTTTTTCTATTATCTTTTCCGCCTCTTCTAGAAAAGCAGTCTccttcatgcttgttttctttgtttttagaaggaaagtggatgagTTGAAaggtttgaaagaaaagtaaggaaagaaaagaagaaaaaacacttttggagctttGGTAAtcaaaaaatctctttctttttcccttttcctatatttatatatattggatgcatgttatataaagatgttagtgtgttttggtgttgatttaagatgGGTTTGGTGATCAAAGAAGGAAGGCAAAAAGGAGAGAGCCAATTtagcaaagattgacttgaaataaggtaaggggtattatctttgatatgtttcatgttttatgcttttggtttcttgtatctatgttataaatgactattttgaagttgaaaaatattgttttaccatttggggtatctatgtgtatgattttgttgatagcagagagttggataatatttacagttttgccattGCTTTcgtctcacgttttgactatcttatctgatgaatcatgaatgctattatagcttgttagaaatatctttgaatcctcttttcaattatatatagcttgtatgaattagaggccatttgaagaattaaatagcatgaacaaaaaaactatcttaccaaataaacagtgaagacaattttttgCTACTGATTTCATCCTACGTTTTGgttgccttatctgatgaatcatgagtgctattataactttttggcaagatctttgaatcttattttcaatgatatataacttgtatgaattgaagactgtttggactgttaaatattgtatgaaccaaaaagactgttttacccaaataaacaggaaatacaagtttttgccactaaattcatcccacgttttaACTACCTTATTGGATGAATCATGAGGTCTATTATAGCTTTctgaaaagctctttgaatccttgtttcaacgatatatatcttgtatgaattagagactatttggattattaaattgtataaacaaaaagactgcCCTATTAAATGAACAATcatatgaacaatatttcatagtttttggaaagaaagaaagaaagaagaggagaaaaaggaaaggaagaaagaaagaaaggaaaggaaagaaaggagagaaaaagaaaagaaagaaaaacaagcaaAGGAATTTAGGACTCAAGATTTTAGGGTTGTCCCAAGATTATAGTCTGGtgagttatggatagttttagatggaagcaaaattagtaagatataatgcacacatgcatgctataaactataaggggacactttacactatactgtctgtagtaggacatagacttACAGTAGAGTCTACTCACAGTAGAACATACTCGTAGTAGAGCacaatttggattaaaaaatggtgtagtgagagaaaggaagagagctcgagcttagaaaagtgtcaaatccctatagtcaacttccagaaagtatcaaatagataccagatgggacaaagtatgacccaaatagtaaaaaatgaactagattatcccctcgatttcttatggagatTATGATGTAGGGTTGAGTCCCGAGAACGAGTTAGAACgggaaaaaagatagtttatttaattttttccccttactgagtgttcttatctctcacttccttttctttcatgattgtaggtacggGTAATCGAGGTAGCTGTGAGGTAGGGTTAGGTCAACGAAGATAGACCCAAATTGGGGCTAGTCACCTATGGTTTCTGTTTCATGCATATGATACTATTGATTTTTGACtctattcagatagttgtataattgtatctaggggcatatatatgattactccatgatcttAAATGTTTCATTTGAGTTTtcatataagatatatacatcttttgttcgcttccaaattttcagttttcttagaataatttctaagtACTTTTATTggtgcgtttattttaaagtatttaaaaaaaaaatagacgcttcgGATAtaaattcgtaatatttctccttcgctaggtagtacttctggggagggatgttacaatatTGCTCTAAGAAAAAATTACTCAATATCATTGTCCCTAcaagggtttgattttt
This sequence is a window from Mangifera indica cultivar Alphonso chromosome 20, CATAS_Mindica_2.1, whole genome shotgun sequence. Protein-coding genes within it:
- the LOC123204705 gene encoding histone deacetylase complex subunit SAP18-like isoform X1 gives rise to the protein MAAPSTHNRAGSGSGRPHPSQSRPQNQPPRPRFEPVDREKTCPLLLRVFTKIGSHHSVEDFAVRGKEPKDEVQIYTWKDATLRELTDLVKEVAPEARRRNAKLSFAFVYPDKRGRFVLRQVGMTHSYGNGRRLDDSKALAELNFEIGDYLDVAIL
- the LOC123204705 gene encoding histone deacetylase complex subunit SAP18-like isoform X2, whose amino-acid sequence is MAAPSTHNRAGSGSGRPHPSQSRPQNQPPRPRFEPVDREKIGSHHSVEDFAVRGKEPKDEVQIYTWKDATLRELTDLVKEVAPEARRRNAKLSFAFVYPDKRGRFVLRQVGMTHSYGNGRRLDDSKALAELNFEIGDYLDVAIL